The Herminiimonas arsenitoxidans genome window below encodes:
- a CDS encoding DNA-3-methyladenine glycosylase I, with protein sequence MTLTRCSWANPANPLYLAYHDEEWGVPCHDETRLFEMLNLEGAQAGLSWSTILNKRETYRAAFDQWDAEKIARYDAKKVASLLADPGIVRNKLKVAATITNAQAYLRLREEVGGLDPFLWAYVDGKPLVNAWLSAKETPAKTELSDRLSKDLAKRGFKFVGSTIIYAYMQAIGMVNDHAVDCFCHVSPKRAKK encoded by the coding sequence ATGACACTTACTCGTTGCAGTTGGGCCAATCCAGCCAATCCTCTCTACCTCGCATATCACGATGAAGAATGGGGCGTGCCTTGCCATGATGAAACACGCTTGTTTGAAATGCTGAATCTGGAAGGTGCACAAGCAGGACTGAGCTGGTCGACGATACTCAATAAGCGCGAGACTTATCGCGCGGCCTTTGATCAGTGGGATGCAGAAAAAATAGCGCGTTACGATGCGAAAAAAGTTGCCTCGCTGCTAGCCGACCCAGGCATCGTGCGCAATAAACTGAAAGTGGCTGCTACTATTACCAATGCGCAAGCTTATCTGCGCTTGCGCGAGGAAGTCGGCGGGCTGGATCCATTCTTGTGGGCGTATGTAGATGGCAAGCCACTAGTGAATGCGTGGCTTAGCGCGAAGGAAACACCGGCAAAGACAGAATTGTCAGATCGTTTGTCCAAAGATCTGGCCAAGCGCGGTTTTAAATTCGTAGGGTCGACCATCATTTACGCCTATATGCAGGCTATCGGCATGGTGAATGATCATGCGGTTGATTGCTTTTGCCATGTCTCGCCAAAAAGAGCGAAAAAATGA
- the sugE gene encoding quaternary ammonium compound efflux SMR transporter SugE codes for MSWLILVIAGVLEVGWAIGLKYTEGFTKLWPTVGTVLAMVVSVALLGIAMKTLPVGTAYAVWTGIGTVGTVILGMVLLGDAVTAVRIFCILLIVCGIAGLKIFSPG; via the coding sequence ATGTCTTGGCTTATTCTCGTAATCGCAGGCGTGCTCGAAGTGGGATGGGCAATCGGCCTCAAATATACCGAGGGCTTTACCAAGCTATGGCCTACTGTTGGTACTGTGCTTGCAATGGTGGTCAGTGTTGCTTTGCTGGGCATCGCCATGAAGACTTTGCCGGTAGGAACTGCGTATGCGGTCTGGACCGGTATCGGTACGGTCGGTACGGTAATCCTGGGAATGGTATTGCTGGGTGATGCGGTAACTGCAGTGCGTATTTTCTGTATCTTGCTGATTGTTTGTGGCATCGCAGGTTTGAAAATTTTCAGCCCAGGCTGA
- a CDS encoding DUF3144 domain-containing protein: protein MSTDNFNAKDVTRPTGKAPDPNAKFWDIADTFVHLANENCKGADRGQVCAAMMYAAARFNAFTASVDAPSADMFKSELNPAIAYFRGEFEKMLQENFRDYAENFKSYHPEKA, encoded by the coding sequence ATGAGCACCGACAACTTCAACGCAAAAGATGTGACCCGTCCAACCGGTAAAGCACCGGATCCTAATGCCAAGTTTTGGGATATCGCTGATACCTTCGTTCATTTGGCGAATGAAAACTGCAAAGGTGCAGATCGCGGCCAGGTTTGCGCTGCGATGATGTACGCGGCAGCGCGCTTCAATGCATTTACCGCTTCAGTCGATGCGCCATCGGCAGACATGTTCAAATCCGAACTGAATCCTGCCATTGCTTACTTCCGTGGCGAATTTGAAAAAATGCTGCAAGAAAATTTCCGCGATTACGCTGAAAATTTCAAAAGCTACCATCCAGAAAAAGCGTGA
- a CDS encoding CreA family protein has translation MQKILAGIMLAATAVLAVPVHAQQIGEVSTAFRWLGKNDRIVIEAYDDPKVLGVSCFVSRARTGGVSGTVGLAEDTADASIACRQVGDTLTFKGKLPQQEDVFSERQSILFKRLHIVRVVDPVRNTLVYLTYSDKLIDGSPKNGVTAVPVPRNNPIPLK, from the coding sequence ATGCAAAAAATTCTTGCAGGAATCATGTTGGCGGCTACGGCGGTGTTGGCGGTGCCGGTACATGCGCAACAGATCGGTGAAGTCAGCACGGCATTTCGCTGGCTAGGTAAAAATGATCGTATCGTGATCGAAGCGTATGACGATCCCAAGGTGTTGGGTGTTTCCTGCTTTGTATCGCGGGCGCGTACTGGCGGTGTGAGCGGTACGGTAGGTTTGGCGGAAGATACGGCGGATGCATCGATCGCCTGTCGTCAGGTTGGTGACACCTTAACCTTCAAGGGAAAATTGCCGCAGCAGGAAGATGTCTTCTCCGAGCGCCAATCAATCTTGTTCAAGCGCCTGCATATCGTGCGCGTGGTTGATCCGGTGCGTAATACCTTGGTGTACCTGACGTATTCGGACAAGTTGATAGACGGCAGTCCGAAGAATGGTGTGACGGCAGTGCCCGTGCCGCGCAACAATCCGATTCCGTTGAAATAA
- a CDS encoding AI-2E family transporter translates to MNDQNKISPVVIASYLLAAASLLLVMHQGLLAALFSGLLVYSLVQLLAPKLSKKLVGQRAQVVAVALLSILIVTCLAVAIWGAITFFRSDAGRISVLLQKMADILEASRSQIPLWIAAYIPVDAAALQTMITSWLRSHALEARSMGSEAGRIFAHILIGMIIGAMAALYDTTTTRVYKPLAEALHARMVILHDSFRNIVFAQVRIAGINAVLTGIYLIIVLPLAGIELPLRKTMVAVTFFVGLLPVIGNLISNTILVIIGLSHSLHTAFGSLIFLMTIHKLEYFLNAKIIGQHINARTWELLTAMLVMESIFGIPGVIAAPVFYAYVKKELSDRGLV, encoded by the coding sequence ATGAACGATCAAAATAAAATCAGTCCGGTTGTGATTGCCTCTTATCTATTGGCAGCAGCGAGCTTGCTGTTGGTCATGCATCAGGGTTTGCTGGCGGCCTTGTTCTCCGGCTTGCTGGTGTATTCACTGGTGCAATTGCTGGCCCCTAAATTAAGCAAGAAACTGGTGGGGCAGAGAGCGCAAGTGGTCGCGGTTGCCTTGTTGAGTATTTTGATCGTGACTTGTCTGGCGGTGGCGATCTGGGGCGCGATTACATTTTTTCGTAGCGATGCCGGTCGCATTTCGGTGTTGTTGCAGAAAATGGCAGACATACTGGAAGCCTCGCGCAGCCAGATTCCTTTATGGATAGCCGCGTATATCCCGGTTGATGCGGCAGCCTTGCAAACCATGATCACGAGCTGGCTGCGTTCGCATGCACTGGAAGCACGCTCGATGGGGAGTGAGGCAGGTCGAATTTTTGCCCATATTTTGATCGGGATGATCATCGGTGCGATGGCTGCCTTGTACGACACGACAACGACACGCGTCTATAAGCCTTTGGCTGAAGCACTGCATGCACGCATGGTGATCTTGCACGATTCCTTCCGCAATATTGTGTTCGCGCAGGTGCGGATTGCCGGTATCAATGCGGTGCTAACTGGTATCTATCTGATCATCGTGTTGCCATTGGCAGGTATCGAATTGCCGCTGCGTAAAACCATGGTGGCGGTGACCTTCTTCGTCGGCTTGTTGCCGGTGATTGGTAATCTGATTTCCAATACGATATTGGTGATTATCGGTTTATCGCATTCGCTGCATACGGCATTTGGTTCGCTGATATTCCTGATGACGATACACAAGCTGGAGTATTTTCTGAATGCGAAAATCATCGGTCAGCATATCAATGCACGTACTTGGGAATTGCTGACGGCGATGTTGGTGATGGAATCGATCTTCGGGATTCCCGGCGTGATCGCAGCACCGGTGTTCTACGCGTATGTGAAGAAAGAGTTGAGTGATCGCGGCTTGGTGTAA
- a CDS encoding YiiD C-terminal domain-containing protein: MNQQVLQQYLHEQIPLSQAMHVEVRSAQLEEVILAAPLAPNINHQATVFGGSASAVAILAAWSLLYTRLRHEGVNSNLVIQSNTMQYLLPINGTFMARSYLEETADWPRFMNMLIRKGRARMSVTSVLEYEGREVGKLQGEFVAFLVEED, encoded by the coding sequence TTGAACCAACAAGTACTTCAGCAATATCTGCACGAGCAAATTCCTTTATCGCAAGCGATGCACGTTGAAGTACGCAGTGCGCAACTGGAGGAAGTGATACTCGCCGCACCGCTGGCACCGAATATCAATCATCAGGCAACCGTGTTTGGCGGCAGCGCCTCCGCCGTGGCGATACTGGCAGCATGGTCCTTGTTATACACGCGACTCAGGCATGAAGGTGTCAACAGCAATCTCGTCATACAAAGCAATACGATGCAGTATCTATTGCCTATCAATGGCACGTTCATGGCGCGCTCGTATTTGGAAGAAACGGCTGACTGGCCGCGGTTTATGAATATGCTGATCCGCAAAGGACGCGCACGGATGTCGGTTACGTCCGTGCTGGAATACGAGGGCCGGGAAGTAGGCAAGTTGCAGGGCGAATTTGTGGCGTTCTTGGTTGAGGAAGACTGA
- a CDS encoding SET domain-containing protein, with amino-acid sequence MTKSSKTPSAASDKPAFIVRNSPIHGRGVFATRKIPADTLLVEYEGERISAKKAAKRHGADPANPYHTFFFSLENGKLIDGGVDGSDARWINHACEPNCEAREEDGQVFIYTLRDIKRGEEFNYDYGLIVEERQTKEIKKAYECRCGAETCRNTMLAPKEKKRSKKKKKD; translated from the coding sequence ATGACCAAATCGAGCAAGACACCGTCCGCAGCATCAGACAAACCCGCCTTCATCGTCAGAAACTCACCCATCCACGGTCGCGGCGTTTTCGCCACACGCAAAATACCGGCCGATACCTTGCTGGTCGAATATGAAGGCGAACGCATCAGTGCCAAGAAAGCGGCCAAACGACATGGCGCCGATCCGGCAAATCCGTATCACACGTTTTTCTTCAGTCTGGAAAATGGAAAATTGATCGATGGTGGCGTAGACGGTAGCGATGCGCGTTGGATCAACCACGCTTGCGAACCAAATTGTGAAGCACGCGAAGAAGATGGTCAGGTCTTTATCTATACTTTGCGCGATATCAAGCGTGGCGAAGAATTCAACTACGACTACGGTTTGATCGTAGAAGAACGCCAAACCAAAGAAATCAAGAAAGCCTACGAATGTCGCTGTGGCGCAGAAACCTGCCGCAATACGATGTTGGCGCCAAAAGAAAAGAAACGCTCAAAGAAAAAGAAGAAAGACTGA
- a CDS encoding TIGR03862 family flavoprotein yields the protein MSNLQTRTVAVIGGGPAGLMAAEVLAAHGISVDLYDAMPSVGRKFLLAGKGGMNLTHTEASEPFLSRYGARAQQIAPMLQTFDPEALRAWVHDLGIPTFVGSSGRVFPTDMKAAPLLRAWLKRLRDTRVRFHMRHRWLGWNDDHSLRFNTPDGELTVQADAIVLALGGGSWARLGSDGTWVPLLEQQGITTAPLKPANCGFDIAWSTHFQERFAGQPIKPVVASCVDMHGVTHQRQGEFVVTATGVEGSLIYALSAHLRDQIAAQGEAILTLDLAPGKTLERVMEEVAHPRGSRSIASHLQSKVGIAGVKAGLLHECVSKADYAQPHKLAAAIKALPLRLIAARPIDEAISSAGGVVFEALNEQLMAQAMPGVFCAGEMLDWEAPTGGYLLTACFASGRAAGIGAVAWLQAQK from the coding sequence ATGTCGAATCTACAAACACGTACAGTTGCCGTTATCGGCGGCGGCCCGGCCGGTTTAATGGCGGCCGAAGTTCTGGCTGCTCACGGCATCAGCGTCGATCTGTACGATGCGATGCCATCCGTCGGCCGCAAATTCCTGCTGGCCGGTAAAGGCGGCATGAACCTCACACATACCGAAGCAAGCGAACCCTTCCTGTCGCGCTACGGCGCGCGCGCGCAGCAGATTGCCCCCATGCTGCAAACCTTCGATCCGGAAGCATTGCGCGCATGGGTGCACGACTTGGGCATACCCACCTTTGTCGGCAGCTCCGGTCGTGTCTTTCCCACCGATATGAAAGCCGCACCTTTATTACGTGCATGGCTGAAGCGACTGCGTGACACTCGCGTGCGCTTCCATATGCGACATCGCTGGTTAGGGTGGAATGATGATCACAGCCTGCGCTTCAATACACCGGACGGAGAACTGACGGTCCAAGCCGATGCAATCGTGCTCGCACTTGGCGGCGGTAGTTGGGCAAGACTCGGCTCCGATGGCACATGGGTACCATTACTGGAGCAACAAGGCATAACGACTGCACCATTGAAACCAGCCAACTGCGGCTTCGACATAGCATGGAGTACGCACTTCCAGGAGCGTTTTGCCGGTCAGCCTATCAAGCCTGTCGTTGCAAGCTGTGTCGATATGCACGGCGTCACACATCAACGGCAGGGCGAATTCGTCGTGACGGCAACAGGTGTTGAAGGCAGCTTGATTTATGCACTGTCGGCACACTTGCGTGATCAGATAGCCGCACAAGGCGAAGCAATACTGACACTAGACCTCGCTCCAGGTAAAACGCTGGAACGCGTGATGGAGGAAGTTGCGCACCCACGCGGCTCGCGTTCGATCGCCAGTCATCTGCAAAGCAAAGTCGGCATCGCCGGTGTCAAAGCAGGGCTGTTGCATGAATGCGTAAGCAAGGCAGATTATGCGCAGCCGCACAAACTCGCTGCCGCCATCAAGGCTTTACCGCTACGCTTGATTGCAGCACGTCCTATTGATGAAGCGATCAGCAGCGCCGGCGGCGTCGTGTTTGAAGCCTTGAATGAACAATTAATGGCGCAAGCAATGCCTGGCGTATTTTGTGCGGGCGAGATGCTGGATTGGGAAGCGCCTACCGGCGGCTATCTACTCACAGCCTGTTTTGCCAGCGGACGCGCTGCTGGCATCGGCGCAGTCGCATGGCTGCAAGCGCAAAAGTAA
- a CDS encoding DUF2238 domain-containing protein → MNTPHPVTPQQTRLLAAAAILLVVLVISGIRPLDRATWLMEVMPVLIALPILAWSYRSFPLTPLLYGLIFIHALILIIGGTYTYAHVPAGFWVQDLFSLARNPYDKLGHLWQGLVPALVAKEIFVRREFVFGKKMVAFLSICVAMAISAWYELIEWWAALIMGQGADEFLGTQGDQWDTQSDMFMAFIGATVAVVLLAKLHDRQIARLKECS, encoded by the coding sequence ATGAACACTCCTCATCCTGTTACGCCACAACAAACGCGACTGTTGGCCGCTGCAGCTATTTTGCTTGTTGTGCTGGTGATCTCTGGCATCCGTCCTTTGGATCGTGCGACGTGGTTGATGGAAGTCATGCCGGTGTTGATTGCACTGCCAATTCTGGCTTGGTCGTACAGGAGTTTCCCGTTAACGCCCTTGTTGTATGGCCTGATTTTCATACACGCGCTGATCTTGATCATCGGCGGTACGTACACTTATGCACATGTTCCGGCCGGTTTCTGGGTACAGGATTTGTTTTCACTTGCGCGTAATCCCTACGACAAGCTCGGTCATCTTTGGCAAGGTTTGGTGCCGGCTTTGGTGGCGAAAGAAATTTTTGTGCGCAGGGAATTTGTCTTCGGCAAGAAAATGGTCGCCTTCCTGTCGATTTGCGTCGCGATGGCTATCAGTGCCTGGTATGAATTGATCGAATGGTGGGCAGCACTCATCATGGGACAAGGCGCGGATGAATTCCTCGGTACGCAAGGTGACCAATGGGATACGCAATCCGATATGTTCATGGCATTCATCGGCGCAACAGTGGCAGTTGTATTGCTGGCCAAACTGCATGACAGGCAAATCGCCAGATTAAAAGAATGTAGCTAA
- a CDS encoding antibiotic biosynthesis monooxygenase family protein, whose amino-acid sequence MILELVDIRIPPGQQTEFDAAVQRGLEQVISKAKGYKSHVINKCIETPERYVVQIYWETLENHTVDFRGSPAFQDWRAIVGPFFASPPVVEHFNILSKSA is encoded by the coding sequence ATGATTCTCGAACTCGTCGATATCCGCATCCCGCCAGGCCAGCAAACCGAATTTGACGCGGCCGTACAACGCGGCCTGGAACAAGTGATCTCCAAGGCAAAAGGCTATAAGTCGCACGTCATCAACAAATGCATAGAAACGCCAGAACGCTACGTCGTGCAAATCTACTGGGAAACACTGGAAAACCATACCGTTGATTTCCGTGGTTCGCCGGCATTCCAGGATTGGCGCGCGATTGTCGGCCCATTCTTTGCCTCGCCGCCAGTTGTTGAACATTTCAACATTTTGTCCAAATCGGCGTAA
- a CDS encoding glutathione S-transferase family protein: MSTDRHVTLFHSPNTRSTGTLIMLEELGADYDLHVLNIKAAEQLAADYVAINPMGKVPAIQHGDALITEQAAIYMYLADLYPEAGLAPAIGDPLRGPYLRWMVFYGSCFEPALIDFSQKRDPAPRGLSPYGDYATVIKAVNDQLAKGPYILGDKFTAADVLWGIALNWTTKFKLLEVTPVIREYIDRIVPRPAVRRARAKDLELLAAQTS, from the coding sequence ATGAGTACTGATCGTCACGTTACCTTATTCCATTCACCGAATACGCGCTCGACTGGCACATTGATCATGCTGGAAGAACTGGGCGCTGATTACGATTTGCATGTTTTGAATATCAAAGCTGCAGAACAGCTGGCGGCTGATTATGTGGCGATCAATCCCATGGGTAAGGTACCGGCGATTCAGCATGGCGATGCCTTGATTACCGAGCAGGCTGCGATTTATATGTATTTGGCGGATCTGTATCCCGAAGCAGGTTTGGCACCGGCAATCGGCGATCCTTTGCGCGGTCCGTATTTGCGCTGGATGGTGTTTTACGGTTCCTGTTTTGAGCCTGCACTGATTGATTTTTCGCAGAAGCGCGATCCTGCGCCGAGGGGACTGAGTCCTTATGGCGATTACGCGACCGTCATCAAAGCCGTGAACGATCAATTAGCCAAAGGCCCGTATATATTGGGCGACAAGTTCACGGCGGCAGATGTGCTGTGGGGCATCGCCTTGAACTGGACCACGAAGTTCAAGTTGCTGGAGGTAACGCCGGTCATACGTGAGTATATCGATCGCATCGTTCCGCGGCCGGCAGTGAGACGGGCACGGGCTAAAGACCTGGAGTTGTTGGCAGCACAAACAAGCTGA
- a CDS encoding DUF2946 domain-containing protein produces MTSRPYRLVLVSWITLLVILFGSLAPSISHALNAKGKQATSWAEICSADGMRFIQTDNQPSDSSAPGEHGLHMEDCPYCLNHAGALGLPPSSEYVIPRAVSEFMLPSLFYQSPQPLFIWTTAQSRAPPFLS; encoded by the coding sequence ATGACATCGCGTCCTTATCGCCTTGTCCTTGTGAGCTGGATTACATTGCTTGTGATCTTGTTTGGTTCGCTAGCGCCCTCGATTTCGCATGCACTGAATGCAAAGGGTAAGCAAGCTACGTCGTGGGCTGAAATTTGCTCAGCCGATGGCATGCGCTTTATTCAAACAGATAATCAACCATCTGATTCTTCTGCGCCGGGCGAGCACGGTTTGCATATGGAAGATTGTCCGTATTGTTTGAACCATGCCGGCGCGCTTGGTTTGCCGCCTTCCAGCGAGTATGTGATACCGCGTGCCGTTAGCGAGTTCATGTTGCCATCGCTGTTTTATCAATCGCCTCAGCCACTTTTTATATGGACAACGGCACAGTCGCGCGCACCGCCCTTTCTTTCCTGA
- a CDS encoding DUF2946 domain-containing protein, with protein MTKATHRFATWIACFAILLASLAPSISHAVAAAKGAPNAWVEICTVEGSKMMKVDNDQNQQAPAPAEKAMHLEHCAFCLTHAGSFGLPPSADFAMPVVSGDHVLPPLFYQASRPLYAWVVAQPRAPPAFS; from the coding sequence ATGACGAAAGCCACTCATAGATTTGCTACCTGGATCGCATGTTTTGCGATTCTGCTGGCATCGCTTGCGCCTTCGATTTCTCACGCTGTTGCTGCCGCCAAAGGCGCACCGAATGCCTGGGTAGAAATTTGTACCGTGGAAGGCAGCAAGATGATGAAGGTCGATAACGACCAGAATCAGCAAGCGCCTGCACCGGCTGAAAAGGCCATGCACCTCGAGCACTGCGCCTTCTGTTTAACGCACGCCGGATCATTCGGTTTGCCGCCTTCTGCTGACTTCGCCATGCCGGTCGTCAGTGGTGACCACGTTCTTCCTCCTCTGTTTTATCAAGCATCGCGCCCGCTGTACGCATGGGTCGTTGCGCAACCGCGCGCTCCTCCGGCTTTTTCCTGA
- a CDS encoding DUF1003 domain-containing protein, translating to MHKHDDAAKKLFGKSYDQLDESAKKVTHHVIERTHIARDVGKDADAVTSRGQRAADAVASFGGSWTFIGLFAAVMVVWVLLNSYILLRHDKAFDPYPYILLNLVLSMLAAIQAPIILMSQNRQAEKDRLTAQHDYEVNLKAELEIMLLHEKLDMLREGQWSTLLDIQKEQVALLKSLIEKNRPAG from the coding sequence ATGCATAAGCACGATGACGCTGCCAAGAAGCTATTTGGCAAATCCTACGATCAGTTGGACGAGAGCGCCAAAAAAGTCACGCATCATGTTATCGAGCGTACGCACATTGCCAGAGATGTCGGCAAGGATGCTGATGCAGTAACGAGTCGCGGTCAACGCGCAGCAGATGCGGTTGCATCGTTTGGCGGTTCGTGGACTTTCATCGGTTTGTTTGCGGCGGTGATGGTTGTCTGGGTATTGCTGAACTCCTATATCCTGCTTCGACATGACAAGGCCTTCGATCCTTATCCTTACATCTTGTTGAATCTGGTGTTGTCTATGCTGGCAGCGATACAAGCGCCTATCATCTTGATGTCGCAGAATCGGCAGGCCGAGAAAGACCGTCTGACGGCACAACACGATTACGAAGTGAATTTGAAGGCCGAGTTGGAAATCATGCTCTTGCATGAGAAGCTGGATATGCTGCGGGAAGGACAGTGGAGCACCTTGCTGGATATTCAAAAAGAGCAAGTTGCATTACTGAAGAGCCTGATTGAGAAAAATCGACCTGCCGGATAA